The Antarcticibacterium sp. 1MA-6-2 genome has a window encoding:
- a CDS encoding DUF6265 family protein has protein sequence MKSFFFLLITCLSTSFLSEGYAQAEHQSGSFSDIDFIEGRWKATAGDNTVYATWSAPEGNTRVGYVRVIKEGKVTLYEFFAFEQTEEGLIALVKHFRPGLIGLEEKDKSDRYQFLEARDNGAYFKKDGEDVRVLYEKRGDDQFAIAIGKPQGSKWVYKDFWVFNKE, from the coding sequence ATGAAATCATTCTTTTTCCTTCTCATAACATGCCTGTCTACTTCTTTTCTTTCTGAAGGATATGCTCAAGCTGAACATCAATCAGGTTCGTTTTCTGATATCGACTTTATCGAAGGACGCTGGAAAGCCACCGCCGGGGATAACACAGTTTACGCTACCTGGTCTGCACCCGAAGGGAATACAAGAGTAGGTTATGTTCGTGTTATCAAAGAAGGGAAAGTTACACTATATGAATTTTTCGCCTTTGAACAAACGGAAGAAGGATTAATCGCACTTGTTAAGCATTTTAGACCAGGTCTTATTGGGTTGGAAGAAAAGGATAAATCTGATCGATATCAATTCCTGGAGGCCCGGGATAATGGAGCTTATTTTAAAAAAGACGGGGAAGACGTTCGGGTACTATATGAAAAACGAGGTGATGATCAATTCGCTATTGCCATTGGTAAACCACAGGGAAGCAAATGGGTATATAAAGACTTCTGGGTTTTCAATAAAGAGTAA
- a CDS encoding carbohydrate binding family 9 domain-containing protein — protein MVKFFQVLMVFLVFGVPSSLLAQKFNNAYKLEIKKATSDIEIDGIMDEQSWQDAEVADHFFMILPIDTSFAEVLTDVRMTYDEKNIYIFVNNYHGAPGPYMVESLRRDFSFTKNDNFLLFMDPFDDQTNGFSFGSNAAGAQWDGIMYNGGSVDLSWDNKWLSSVKNYEDRWTFEAAIPFKSIRYKKGIREWGINFSRNDLKTTEKSSWAPVPRQFPSASLAYTGNLVWDQLPPAASTNISLIPYALAGTTKNYNVGDAAGNRHEVGLDAKIALGSSLNLDLTVNPDFSQVEVDLQVTNLDRFELFFPERRQFFLENGDIFANFGYENIRPFFSRRIGLLAPIDFGARLSGKINRDWRLSAMNMQTGQVKEIGLPAQNFTVVGLQRRVFSRSNISAIFVNKESLDYTPDLSLGVLSLFSVQQEPGL, from the coding sequence ATGGTAAAATTTTTTCAGGTCCTAATGGTATTTCTTGTTTTTGGAGTTCCATCATCTCTTTTAGCCCAAAAGTTTAATAATGCTTACAAGCTGGAAATTAAAAAGGCTACTTCAGATATAGAAATTGATGGAATAATGGACGAACAATCCTGGCAGGATGCGGAGGTTGCTGACCATTTTTTTATGATTCTCCCTATAGACACCAGTTTTGCAGAAGTTTTAACCGATGTAAGGATGACCTATGACGAAAAGAATATTTATATTTTCGTAAATAACTATCATGGTGCTCCGGGACCTTATATGGTGGAATCATTAAGAAGAGATTTTTCCTTCACTAAAAATGATAATTTTCTTTTGTTTATGGACCCATTTGATGATCAAACAAATGGTTTTTCTTTTGGATCCAATGCGGCTGGAGCACAATGGGACGGTATTATGTACAACGGTGGATCGGTAGATTTAAGTTGGGATAACAAATGGTTATCTTCTGTAAAAAATTATGAGGACAGGTGGACATTCGAAGCAGCTATACCATTTAAAAGTATACGGTATAAAAAAGGAATAAGGGAGTGGGGAATAAATTTTAGTAGGAATGACTTAAAAACAACTGAAAAATCCAGCTGGGCTCCCGTACCACGTCAATTTCCCTCAGCTTCCCTGGCGTATACTGGGAACCTTGTGTGGGACCAGCTCCCTCCCGCAGCTAGTACGAACATATCTTTAATCCCCTATGCTCTTGCAGGAACTACTAAAAATTACAATGTGGGAGATGCAGCGGGGAATCGTCATGAAGTAGGGCTTGATGCAAAAATTGCCCTGGGATCTTCCTTAAATCTTGATCTTACCGTGAATCCTGATTTTTCTCAGGTGGAAGTAGACCTACAGGTAACCAATCTGGACAGGTTTGAGTTATTTTTTCCTGAGAGAAGGCAATTTTTCCTGGAGAATGGAGATATTTTTGCAAATTTTGGCTATGAAAATATACGGCCTTTCTTTTCCCGTCGCATTGGCCTTTTAGCGCCAATCGATTTTGGAGCCCGGCTAAGTGGAAAAATAAATAGAGATTGGAGGCTAAGTGCCATGAATATGCAAACGGGGCAGGTGAAAGAAATTGGTCTTCCCGCTCAAAATTTTACCGTAGTTGGTTTGCAGAGGAGAGTTTTTTCCCGATCAAACATCAGCGCAATTTTTGTAAATAAGGAATCCCTGGATTATACTCCTGATCTTTCATTAGGTGTGCTTAGTTTATTCTCAGTTCAACAGGAACCTGGGCTTTGA
- a CDS encoding YceI family protein, with amino-acid sequence MATTKWNIDPTHSEVTFKVKHLMISTVTGKFKVFEGQAESEEEDFKNVTDVKFIADVKSIDTNNEQRDEHLRSGDFFAADEHADIVFRADKFDVSSDKLQGELTIKNITKPVTLDGEFGGVVVDPYGQTKAGLTLSGKISRKEFGLTWDAVTEAGSVVVSDQVRLNAEVQFVKQS; translated from the coding sequence ATGGCAACTACAAAATGGAATATTGATCCAACACACAGTGAAGTTACTTTTAAAGTTAAGCATCTAATGATCTCAACTGTCACAGGTAAATTTAAAGTATTTGAAGGGCAGGCGGAGAGCGAAGAGGAGGATTTTAAAAATGTGACAGACGTAAAATTTATAGCTGATGTTAAATCTATTGATACCAACAATGAACAACGTGATGAACATTTAAGATCAGGTGATTTCTTTGCAGCCGATGAGCATGCAGACATTGTTTTTCGTGCAGATAAATTTGATGTTAGCAGTGATAAGCTTCAAGGTGAATTAACGATTAAAAATATTACAAAACCTGTCACTCTCGATGGCGAATTTGGAGGAGTGGTAGTAGATCCCTACGGACAAACAAAAGCGGGTCTTACTCTAAGCGGAAAGATTAGCAGAAAAGAATTTGGGTTAACCTGGGATGCCGTTACCGAGGCGGGAAGCGTGGTTGTAAGTGACCAGGTGAGACTAAACGCAGAGGTGCAGTTTGTAAAGCAATCATAA
- a CDS encoding YceI family protein, with the protein MKQVLLLITIAFISSTTLAQTTWKVDPAHTQVSFGITHLGISEVEGKFNKFDGSITTTKDDFSDAQYQMTIEVPSIDTGIEMRDDHLKSPDFFDAEKNQKMIFKSTSSEKAGEGKYRVKGELTFNGFTKPSLLTFGTAEQ; encoded by the coding sequence ATGAAACAAGTACTTTTATTAATAACAATCGCTTTTATAAGCAGCACAACGTTGGCCCAAACTACTTGGAAGGTCGATCCGGCCCATACGCAGGTATCCTTTGGAATCACCCACCTTGGCATTTCTGAAGTTGAAGGAAAATTCAACAAATTTGATGGTAGCATCACAACTACAAAAGACGATTTTAGCGATGCGCAATACCAGATGACCATAGAAGTTCCTTCAATAGATACAGGAATTGAAATGAGGGATGATCACCTTAAAAGTCCGGATTTTTTTGATGCTGAAAAAAACCAAAAAATGATCTTTAAAAGCACTTCTTCAGAAAAAGCTGGTGAGGGAAAATATAGAGTAAAAGGTGAGCTTACTTTCAACGGGTTTACTAAACCGTCACTCTTGACGTTTGGTACCGCGGAACAGTGA
- a CDS encoding DoxX family protein → MNKIINTGFKTFQVDISLLILRIGAGVLMLTHGIPKLQMLFKEGEIQFPAVMGLSQDISLMLAVFAEVICSILILIGLATRWAAIPLIITMVIAVFVFHLNDPFANQELGLLYLFLYLPLLILGSGKFSVDHLLNSVQRLITIKR, encoded by the coding sequence ATGAACAAGATTATAAATACAGGTTTTAAAACATTTCAGGTAGACATATCTCTTTTAATATTAAGAATTGGAGCAGGAGTCCTTATGCTCACCCATGGTATTCCTAAGCTCCAAATGCTTTTTAAAGAAGGAGAAATCCAATTTCCGGCAGTTATGGGATTGAGTCAGGATATTTCTCTTATGCTGGCGGTTTTTGCAGAGGTGATTTGCTCTATCCTCATTTTAATAGGACTGGCAACACGTTGGGCGGCAATTCCCCTAATAATCACGATGGTCATAGCGGTGTTTGTTTTTCATCTTAATGATCCTTTCGCAAATCAGGAATTAGGACTACTTTACTTATTCCTTTATCTGCCTTTGTTGATCCTTGGTAGCGGAAAGTTTTCTGTGGATCACCTGCTCAACTCTGTACAGCGGCTAATAACGATAAAAAGATAA
- a CDS encoding carboxypeptidase-like regulatory domain-containing protein → MKIKNYLVMLCLMVTSIALAQTEAITGTVVDENGLPLPGANILIQGTSTGTLTDFDGNFTIEAARGDVLVISFLGYEPQEVVVGDANQIEITLTPDAASLDEVVVVGYGTQKSALVTGATSNVAGEDIAALNPGTAMEALQGVVAGVSVTRNSGAPGAGTRITIRGLGTIGNSNPLYIVDGVAVGNIDYLNPSDIESINVLKDAASAAIYGSRAANGVVLVTTVKGRQNRPAQISYDTYYGIQNIYKNLDPLNAQEYMYIMDEGRVNDGLAPNNWQAMLSNNSWLEQNYPGLGTQLGEEIWTNLQNGWEGTNWINEMTQEDAPMRSHSINIT, encoded by the coding sequence ATGAAAATTAAGAATTATTTAGTGATGTTATGCTTAATGGTTACGAGCATTGCCTTAGCGCAAACAGAGGCAATTACTGGAACGGTGGTGGACGAGAATGGTCTTCCCCTGCCTGGAGCTAATATTCTCATTCAGGGTACATCAACGGGAACCCTAACAGATTTTGACGGGAATTTTACCATTGAGGCTGCTCGCGGTGATGTTCTGGTTATCTCTTTTTTAGGGTATGAGCCCCAGGAAGTAGTTGTAGGAGATGCCAACCAAATTGAAATTACTTTAACGCCAGATGCTGCATCTCTGGATGAAGTTGTAGTCGTAGGTTATGGAACTCAAAAGAGTGCTTTAGTTACAGGCGCGACAAGTAATGTGGCAGGGGAAGATATTGCGGCACTTAATCCTGGAACGGCTATGGAAGCACTTCAGGGCGTTGTTGCAGGTGTAAGCGTTACAAGAAATAGTGGAGCCCCAGGCGCAGGTACAAGAATTACAATTCGAGGTTTGGGAACCATAGGAAATTCTAACCCTTTATACATTGTTGATGGTGTAGCCGTAGGAAATATAGATTATTTGAACCCTTCGGATATTGAATCCATAAACGTTTTAAAAGATGCTGCCTCTGCGGCCATCTATGGTTCACGAGCAGCAAATGGAGTTGTTTTGGTAACAACAGTTAAAGGTCGTCAAAATAGACCTGCTCAAATTAGTTACGACACCTACTATGGAATTCAAAATATCTACAAAAATTTAGATCCATTAAATGCACAGGAATATATGTACATTATGGATGAAGGCCGTGTAAATGATGGATTGGCGCCAAATAACTGGCAAGCTATGCTTTCGAACAATAGTTGGTTAGAGCAGAATTACCCTGGATTAGGAACACAATTAGGTGAAGAGATCTGGACAAATCTTCAAAACGGTTGGGAAGGGACCAACTGGATCAATGAAATGACACAAGAGGATGCACCCATGAGAAGTCATTCTATTAACATTACTTAG
- a CDS encoding TonB-dependent receptor, producing MISIPGVLIGLLSGGGLMSYMARAQYNYKEKYLLNATVRADGSSNFAEGNRWGIFPSVSAGWVLTEEEFLSNTSDVLDNLKIRASWGQNGNQSIPNFIYSSQIAYVFPGYFFGDTKPSFRSNSLS from the coding sequence ATGATATCAATACCTGGGGTGCTGATTGGGCTGCTTAGTGGTGGTGGTTTAATGTCGTATATGGCAAGAGCCCAGTACAACTACAAAGAGAAGTATCTTTTAAATGCTACAGTGCGTGCAGATGGTTCTTCCAATTTCGCAGAAGGCAATAGATGGGGAATTTTCCCTTCTGTATCTGCTGGATGGGTATTGACAGAAGAAGAATTCCTGTCTAATACGTCAGATGTTCTGGATAATTTGAAGATTAGAGCGAGTTGGGGACAAAATGGTAATCAGTCCATTCCTAATTTCATTTACTCCTCACAGATCGCTTATGTATTCCCCGGCTATTTCTTTGGTGATACAAAACCTAGTTTCCGGAGTAACAGCTTATCCTGA
- a CDS encoding TonB-dependent receptor domain-containing protein — protein MIQNLVSGVTAYPERVTNPDVTWETSEQLNIGLDARMFESKLGVTLDWYKKTTRDWLLEAPILGTSGAAAPFINGGDIQNTVLNL, from the coding sequence GTGATACAAAACCTAGTTTCCGGAGTAACAGCTTATCCTGAAAGGGTTACAAATCCAGATGTTACCTGGGAAACTTCAGAACAGTTAAACATAGGTTTAGATGCTCGTATGTTTGAATCAAAACTTGGTGTGACTTTGGATTGGTATAAAAAAACAACCAGGGATTGGTTATTAGAAGCACCTATCTTAGGAACTTCAGGTGCAGCTGCACCATTTATTAATGGAGGTGATATTCAAAATACGGTATTGAACTTGTAG
- a CDS encoding TonB-dependent receptor encodes MQVMQSYRSFSDQFTQNYTTGIFDRWHGEGTSNTLPRLSYTSNRNTQFISDIFMHDADYLRINNLTVGYDFGTMFESVAIKNLNLYVSVNNLHTFTGYDGMDPEVRFGHDVSWASGIDLGLYPQARTVMFGMGIDF; translated from the coding sequence ATGCAGGTAATGCAGTCTTATCGTTCATTCTCTGATCAATTTACACAAAATTATACTACAGGTATATTTGATCGTTGGCATGGTGAGGGTACTTCAAATACGCTTCCAAGGCTGAGCTATACCTCCAATAGAAATACACAATTTATTTCTGATATTTTCATGCACGATGCCGACTATTTGAGAATTAATAATTTAACTGTAGGTTACGATTTTGGGACCATGTTTGAATCAGTGGCTATAAAAAATCTTAATTTATATGTGTCTGTAAATAACTTACATACGTTTACAGGTTATGATGGTATGGATCCCGAAGTACGGTTTGGACATGACGTAAGTTGGGCATCAGGTATAGACCTTGGATTGTATCCACAGGCAAGAACGGTAATGTTTGGAATGGGTATTGACTTTTAA
- a CDS encoding RagB/SusD family nutrient uptake outer membrane protein: MKKIKYFIALSTLFVAFSCEDYLDTDNIYGKSLETFYSTPTDINEAMAGVYNAMYTTNVYSNESVAANLMSDMMLGGGGPDDAGAKWVDNFQDPAEDTYRDLWVQSYNGIARANAIIEKAADADFSSFFSSPEEAQQFKDQAIGEAHFMRAFYYFRLAKFFGGVPLIVAINDPKDVARATYSETFAQIASDLKSAIETMPETPFPSIATSQIGHANKWVAEAYMGRVFLFYTGYMTNMNNTPTSDLPLVDGGSLSSADVAAYLEDVINNSGHALASDFRNLWPYSYVNIAAGETVLPWAAEEGLSWVGQDGTTPTFGTGNFETMFAQRFSFGDWGWNNGNIYTNRLSLFSSIRGQSLVPFGEGWGWMTVNPRLWSNWDDSDPRKAGSILEVGNPAQGTEGWAPPGNQDHGTGLYNKKYTALQFPDETGAVKGMFVQLYGWGNADMQLMHAQDFIFMRFADVLLMHSEITGTAEGMNAVRARAGLDPVGYSLEALKEERLHEFAFEGLRWFDLVRWGDVEAAFNYTLNVNNSGTAATYQVNYRPETKGLVPIPETEMRLSNGIYEQNPGW; the protein is encoded by the coding sequence ATGAAAAAAATAAAATATTTTATAGCTCTTTCAACATTGTTTGTTGCTTTTAGTTGTGAAGACTATTTAGACACAGATAATATTTACGGAAAAAGTTTGGAGACTTTTTACAGTACTCCTACAGATATTAATGAAGCAATGGCTGGTGTTTACAATGCAATGTATACCACTAATGTTTACAGTAATGAATCAGTTGCCGCCAATTTAATGTCCGATATGATGCTCGGTGGGGGTGGACCAGATGATGCGGGGGCAAAATGGGTAGATAATTTCCAGGATCCCGCAGAAGATACATATCGTGATTTGTGGGTGCAATCATATAATGGTATAGCCAGGGCCAATGCTATTATTGAAAAGGCTGCAGATGCTGATTTTTCTTCTTTCTTTAGTAGTCCTGAAGAAGCACAACAATTTAAAGATCAGGCAATCGGGGAAGCACATTTTATGAGAGCTTTCTATTATTTTAGATTGGCTAAATTCTTTGGTGGTGTGCCTCTAATCGTTGCCATTAATGATCCTAAAGATGTTGCCAGAGCTACTTATTCTGAAACTTTTGCACAAATCGCTTCTGATTTGAAGTCCGCAATAGAAACAATGCCTGAGACTCCTTTTCCAAGTATTGCGACATCTCAAATTGGACATGCTAATAAATGGGTAGCTGAAGCCTATATGGGACGTGTATTTTTATTTTACACGGGATATATGACCAATATGAACAACACTCCAACCAGTGATTTACCTTTGGTTGATGGTGGGTCTTTAAGCAGTGCAGATGTGGCAGCTTATTTAGAGGATGTAATTAATAACAGTGGTCATGCTTTGGCTTCAGATTTTAGAAACCTTTGGCCATATTCATATGTTAATATAGCTGCAGGAGAAACAGTTTTACCGTGGGCTGCAGAGGAAGGATTATCCTGGGTAGGCCAGGATGGGACTACGCCAACTTTTGGAACCGGAAACTTCGAAACCATGTTTGCTCAAAGATTTTCATTTGGAGATTGGGGCTGGAATAATGGGAATATATATACCAACAGGTTATCTCTATTCTCGTCCATTCGCGGTCAATCTCTGGTTCCATTTGGAGAAGGTTGGGGTTGGATGACAGTAAATCCAAGATTATGGAGCAATTGGGACGATAGTGATCCAAGAAAAGCAGGTTCAATTCTTGAAGTAGGAAATCCAGCTCAGGGGACAGAAGGATGGGCTCCTCCTGGAAATCAGGATCATGGTACAGGACTTTATAATAAGAAATATACAGCTTTGCAGTTTCCCGATGAAACAGGTGCTGTAAAAGGTATGTTTGTGCAGTTATATGGCTGGGGTAACGCAGATATGCAATTAATGCACGCGCAGGATTTTATCTTTATGCGTTTCGCCGATGTGCTATTAATGCATTCAGAAATAACAGGTACTGCAGAAGGAATGAATGCTGTGAGAGCAAGAGCAGGTTTGGATCCTGTGGGTTATTCACTGGAAGCTTTGAAAGAAGAGCGTTTACATGAATTTGCTTTTGAAGGTTTACGTTGGTTTGATTTGGTGCGTTGGGGAGATGTTGAAGCAGCATTTAATTATACACTTAATGTAAATAACTCCGGGACTGCTGCTACTTATCAAGTAAACTACAGGCCAGAAACTAAAGGTTTGGTGCCAATACCGGAAACTGAGATGAGGTTATCTAATGGTATTTATGAACAAAATCCAGGTTGGTAG